In a genomic window of Leishmania mexicana MHOM/GT/2001/U1103 complete genome, chromosome 30:
- a CDS encoding putative 5-methyltetrahydropteroyltriglutamate--homocyst ei nemethyltransferase — translation MSSLVTTHTLGFPRVGGQRELKKALESYWRGDLTEAALRQIGSDLRKRHLQEQNEKGVALLPVGDFAWYDHVLTTSLMLGNVPPRHSAGAEAAVDLDTLFRVARGRAPTGAPAAAAEMTKWFNTNYHYIVPEFTSASAEFSVSWPQLFEELDEAKALFDAERLKAVLLGPVTYVYLGKVKGEEPFDRASLLPKLVPVYAEILKRVAALGVTWVQMDEPALVLELDSSWRRAYHETYRGLRAAIGTDVKLLLTTYFESVSHHLPLIASLPVNGLHIDLSLPTQSALDVERALPEDWVLSAGVVNGRNVWRSDLLDAYHLLASLRQQSPRRALWIGTSCSLLHSPINLECETGLEPEVREWLAFALQKCSELKLLADAVVTESEAAVAAYTAPLRARQQTERVVRKEVRDRVADLTAADACRVDPFPQRWVVQQEKLKLPLWPTTTIGSFPQTSEVRAQRLAYKKGRVDKETYESQLKEHIAYALKQQEDIGLDVLVHGEAERNDMVEYFGEQLEGFAFTQNGWVQSYGSRCVKPPIIVGDISRPHPMTVSWAAYAQSLTQRPVKGMLTGPVTILCWSFVREDVSRQTVTEQLALAIRDEVCDLERAGIKVIQVDEPGLREGLPLQRSKWEEYLDWASRAFRVSTSGVAPHTQIHTHMCYAEVNDVIKTIASMDADVISMEASRSDMEPLTSFADFTYPNAVGPGVYDIHSPNIPTTQSIVELLLKATQHLPVRQLWVNPDCGLKTRTWDECRAALQNMVAAATELRCIKPQ, via the coding sequence ATGTCTTCCCTCGTAacgacgcacacgctcgGATTTCCGCGCGTGGGAGGGCAGCGggagctgaagaaggcgctCGAGTCCTACTGGCGAGGAGACTTGACGGAGGCTGCGCTACGGCAGATCGGCAGCGATTTACGCAAGCGGCACCTGCAGGAGCAGAACGAGAAAGGCGTGGCTCTTCTCCCCGTCGGTGATTTTGCGTGGTACGATCATGTGCTAACCACCAGCCTGATGCTCGGCAATGTGCCTCCGCGTCacagcgctggcgcagagGCCGCTGTCGATCTCGACACGCTCTTCCGCGTTGCGCGGGGCCGCGCGCCGACCGGTGCtcccgcggcggcggctgagaTGACGAAGTGGTTCAACACGAACTACCACTACATTGTGCCAGAGTTCACGAGCGCGTCGGCGGAGTTCAGCGTCTCTTGGCCGCAGCTCTTCGAGGAACTCGACGAGGCAAAGGCGCTCTTCGACGCTGAGCGTctgaaggcggtgctgctcggccCTGTGACGTACGTGTACCTGGGCAAGGTGAAGGGCGAGGAGCCGTTCGATCGCGCATCCCTACTCCCGAAGCTCGTGCCGGTGTACGCGGAGATTCTTAAGCGTGTGGCGGCCTTGGGTGTGACGTGGGTGCAGATGGACGAGCCGGCGCTTGTGCTTGAGCTCGACTCCAGTTGGAGGCGTGCATATCACGAGACGTATCGCGGCCTGCGCGCGGCGATCGGCACTGAtgtgaagctgctgctgacgacCTACTTCGAGAGCGTGTCGCATCATCTCCCGCTCATCGCTTCCTTGCCAGTGAATGGGCTCCACATTGACCTGAGCTTGCCGACGCAGTCGGCCCTCGACGTGgagcgtgcgctgccggAGGACTGGGTCCTCTCTGCCGGCGTGGTGAATGGACGGAATGTGTGGCGCTCGGACCTGCTGGACGCCTACCACCTCCTTGCTTCTCTGCGGCAGCAGTCCCCGCGGCGTGCGTTGTGGATTGGCACGTCATGCTCGCTTCTGCACTCCCCGATCAACCTGGAATGCGAGACGGGACTCGAACCGGAGGTGAGGGAGTGGCTTGCGTTTGCGCTGCAGAAGTGCAGTGAGCTGAAGCTGCTGGCGGACGCCGTTGTCACTGAGAGTgaggctgccgtcgccgcgtaCACCGCACCTCTCCGGGCTCGTCAGCAGACGGAGCGCGTGGTGCGCAAGGAGGTGCGTGACCGCGTGGCGGACCtgaccgccgccgacgcctgTCGCGTCGACCCCTTCCCGCAGCGCTGGGTCGTACAGCAGGAGAAGCTGAAGCTGCCCCTGTGGCCGACCACAACAATCGGCTCCTTTCCGCAGACCAGcgaggtgcgcgcgcagcgcctggcGTACAAGAAGGGCCGCGTCGACAAGGAAACGTACGAGTCGCAGTTGAAGGAGCACATCGCGTACGCCCtcaagcagcaggaggacATCGGCCTCGACGTCCTCGTCCACGGGGAGGCGGAGCGTAACGACATGGTGGAGTACTTTGGCGAACAGCTCGAGGGCTTTGCCTTCACGCAGAATGGCTGGGTGCAAAGCTACGGCTCGCGCTGCGTGAAGCCGCCGATCATCGTCGGCGATATCTCGCGGCCGCATCCGATGACGGTCTCGTGGGCTGCCTACGCCCAATCCCTGACGCAGCGGCCTGTGAAGGGTATGCTCACTGGCCCGGTCACGATTCTCTGCTGGTCGTTCGTCCGCGAGGACGTGTCGCGACAGACCGTGacggagcagctggcgctcgCGATCCGCGACGAGGTGTGCGACCTCGAGCGCGCCGGCATCAAGGTGATCCAGGTGGACGAGCCGGGGCTGCGCGaggggctgccgctgcagcggagcaAGTGGGAGGAGTACCTGGACTGGGCGTCGCGCGCCTTCCGCGTGAGCACGTCGGGTGTcgccccgcacacacagatccacacgcacatgtgctACGCGGAGGTGAACGACGTCATCAAGACCATCGCGTCCATGGATGCCGACGTGATCTCGATGGAGGCCTCTCGCTCGGACATGGAGCCGCTCACGTCGTTTGCAGACTTCACCTACCCCAACGCCGTCGGTCCGGGCGTGTACGACATCCACAGCCCCAACATCCCCACCACCCAGTCGATTGTGGAGTTGCTGCTCAAGGCGACACAGCATCTCCCTGTCCGACAGCTGTGGGTGAACCCCGACTGTGGCCTGAAGACGCGGACCTGGGACGAGTgtc
- a CDS encoding aquaglyceroporin, which produces MNSPTSMPVPCCEADAQMCMDKEDPDGVAVEHEMHQEAHRGSERKRSFTWQGKWPFYKYRWLVREYVAEFFGTFFLVTFGTGVIATTVFHAGNAAVYQSNTSYMEITLGWGFGLTIGLFLSMAVSGGHLNPAVTLANCVFGVLPWIKLPGYFLAQFLGALAGAANTYLLFKSHFDVGQKNLLPNETMASKYSGIFATYPNVANTYAAWSEVFNTMALMMGILAITDPRMTPAVNFKPVAIGLLLFVIGITSGINSAYGLNPARDFAPRVFAAMLWGSEPFTMHGFYFWIPLIAPFIGALLGMFFYVFFIIPPNF; this is translated from the coding sequence ATGAACTCTCCTACAAGCATGCCGGTCCCGTGCTGCGAAGCCGATGCTCAAATGTGCATGGACAAGGAGGACCCGGACGGGGTTGCCGTGGAACACGAAATGCATCAGGAGGCGCACAGAGGAagcgagaggaagaggagcttCACGTGGCAGGGCAAGTGGCCCTTCTACAAATACCGATGGTTGGTACGCGAGTACGTTGCCGAGTTCTTCGGAACGTTTTTTCTCGTCACCTTTGGAACCGGCGTCATTGCGACGACTGTGTTTCACGCCGGTAACGCTGCCGTCTATCAGTCCAACACGAGCTACATGGAAATCACCCTTGGCTGGGGCTTTGGGCTCACCATCGGCCTTTTCCTGAGCATGGCTGTGTCCGGTGGTCACCTGAACCCGGCCGTGACGCTAGCGAACTGTGTCTTTGGTGTCCTTCCCTGGATTAAGCTACCAGGCTACTTTCTCGCCCAGTTCCTCGGAGCCTTGGCTGGTGCCGCGAACACTTACCTGCTCTTCAAATCGCACTTTGACGTAGGCCAAAAGAACTTGCTTCCAAACGAAACGATGGCATCCAAGTACAGCGGTATCTTCGCCACATACCCTAATGTTGCGAACACCTACGCGGCGTGGAGCGAGGTGTTCAACACCATGGCACTCATGATGGGGATTCTCGCCATCACGGACCCTCGCATGACTCCCGCTGTCAACTTCAAGCCGGTGGCTATTGGGCTTCTCTTGTTTGTGATTGGTATCACGTCAGGCATCAACTCTGCCTATGGCCTCAACCCCGCACGCGATTTTGCACCTCGGGTGTTCGCGGCCATGCTTTGGGGCTCGGAGCCTTTCACGATGCATGGGTTCTACTTTTGGATACCTTTAATCGCACCGTTTATTGGCGCCCTTCTCGGCATGTTCTTTTACGTCTTTTTTATCATTCCGCCCAATTTCTAG
- a CDS encoding putative cyclophilin — protein sequence MALRFSCALLAGSAMHSYLASSSANAAPASKPYLTPYATNPRNSRVFFDVAEQGGSSFFGMATQESIGRIEFELFDDTVPVTARSFRELCRGTSSTSPDGKPLTYKGCAFHRIIPDFMIQGGDITKGNGTGGCSIYGTRFKDESFDGKAGKHKGPGILSMANAGRNTNGSQFFICTIACPWLDGRHVVFGQVLHGYEHVKKLESYGAPHGKPSKTVLISDCGVLKEMEL from the coding sequence ATGGCGCTTCGATTCTCATGCGCTCTCCTGGCAGGCAGTGCGATGCACTCCTacctcgcctcctcctccgcaaaCGCCGCCCCAGCGAGCAAGCCATACCTGACGCCGTACGCCACCAACCCGCGCAACAGTCGAGTCTTCTTCGACGTGGCGGAGCAGGGCGGGTCCTCCTTTTTCGGCATGGCAACCCAGGAGTCGATTGGGCGGATCGAGTTTGAGCTGTTTGACGACACCGTCCCCGTCACGGCGAGGAGCTTTCGCGAGCTGTGCCGGGGAACTAGCAGCACGTCCCCAGACGGTAAGCCGCTCACCTACAAGGGCTGCGCCTTTCACCGCATCATCCCAGACTTTATGATTCAGGGTGGCGACATCACGAAGGGCaacggcaccggcggctgcTCCATCTACGGCACGCGCTTCAAGGACGAGTCCTTCGACGGCAAGGCCGGCAAGCACAAGGGTCCCGGTATTCTCTCCATGGCCAACGCCGGTCGCAATACCAACGGCTCGCAATTCTTCATTTGCACCATAGCGTGTCCGTGGCTGGATGGGCGCCACGTCGTCTTTGGTCAGGTTCTCCACGGCTACGAACATGTCAAGAAACTGGAGAGCTACGGCGCGCCGCACGGTAAGCCCAGCAAGACCGTGCTCATTAGCGACTGCGGCGTGCTGAAGGAGATGGAACTCTAG